TGAGGCCCCTGAAGATGATCCGGAGCTGACCCTTATTTTTGAACCTTCCTTTTGGTCAGCAGATGAAGTGCGCATCAATTTAAATGAATAAAAGCAACAAAGGGTCACTGCTCAAAAAAGCAGTGGCCTTTTTTCATCAATGTGGTCATAGCATCCGTATAGACTCAACAACATTGAATTTGAATGTAGAATATAATGGCTGCCAAACATGTAATAATGGAGGTAGATGATGTCTCGACGTATCCCCACATGGCATGGCTTTCGACATTAAATCTGACCTATTTTATGTTATACTAAGAAATACCATTAATGTTCATGAAAGCGAGTGAAAAGCGTATGAGTCTAAATAATCCTGTTCAAGAACGTGTTTTAGTGTGCGTTGATTATGGCCAAACCGGAAGAAGGCTCATTAGAAGAGGGGGCCATCTTGCCAACAAGTTAGGTGCCGAGTTAATCATCCTGATTTTCGATTCGCTTCCAGATGATGAATATGTGTACCATAAAGAAATCGATATCTCCATATTTGAGGAACTGGCAAAAGCATACGATGCAAAAATCATTGTAAAAAAAGCAAAAGCGATCGATATAACAAAAACCATCATCAAAACAGCGAATAGAGAAAACGCCTCCCAAATCATATTAGGCCAAAAGGTGGAAAATGTATGGACCACTGTGTTGGGGCGTTCCATTATTGATGTTTTGTTAAGACAAGTGCCATCTGCAGACCTGCATATTGTGCCAAGTGAGCGTTCCTCTGCTGAAGAGGAATGGATATATGAACTAGGAACAAAAGCATACCTTGTAGAAAACACAGACGGGTCTTATAACCTGCAATTTGAGGAAAATAATGAAGTTAAATTTGAAGGTGTTTTTTTGAAACATAGCCATACCGATTTTGAGAATGGGATATTTGCTTTTCTATCGGAAGATGAGAAAACAATGGAAGTGCGGGTCGAAAAAAGAAAAGTCCATTCGCTTCTCGATATCGATGAGGAGGACGATGGTAACCCTATGTAGTGCAAAGGAATAAAAAAGATAAGCCGTGAACGCTTCTCTAATGTTCCATCAAGCTATTTACCGATACACTTTTCTCTTCTTCCGGCTGATCGAGAGGAAAAATCCGCGCCATGCCGTTATTCTCATCGACGTGTTGAATGTAGATGGGGGTACCTTCATACGTGACATGTTTCATATCCGGGGAGTGTGCAATTTCCTGCGCTCGTTGTTCGTCCAAGCTTTCATGCCTCCTTTTCCCGCTTAGTATGTGTCACCTTTGGAACCTTATGCTGCGTTTTTGGTTCTGAAATAATAGATGACAAGCAGGGCGGCGACCGTAACTTCCGCAAGTGGAACGGCGAACCAGGCCGCGTTTGCGCTGTCAAATAGGAAAGGAAACGTGTAAAGAAAAAGCAACATAAATACAATGCCCCGTCCGGCGGTGATAAGCACCGCTTTTTTGACGTGTCCAATGGATTGAAAGTATGTCATGGCAACAAAATTCAACCCTAAGAAAAGGTACGAGAGAAAAAAGAGTCGAATCCCGGTTGTCGCGAGTTCCGCGACTTCTCCCGGTAAATTTCCGAACACTTGAACGATGATATTTGCACCCGTCTGGCCGAGAATCATGAAAATAAATCCGACCGCTGTTCCTGTCATGAGACTTAAGCGCAACGCCTTTCTTTTTTTCTCTGTAGCATTTGCGCCATGAAAATAACTGATCACCGGTTGCACGCCCTGTCCTAAACCGAGAAACATGAGCAGCATCATCGTGTGCACGTAGTTAATGACGGAAAAGGCAGCTACTCCATCGGTTCCGAGCAGCCATGAAAACGCAACATTGTGCGCGATGGTGAAAATGGAGATGCCTAGTTCCACGAGAAAACTCGGGAACCCGAGTGCAATCGTGATGAAGAACAACGCTTTCTCGAACCGAAACTTCACGAGTTTGAGGTTGTTTTTCTTTTGAAAAAAATGAAGGCTGAGAACGAGTAACCCTAAGCCTGCCGCTATCATGGTCCCGAAGGCGATTTCCCGCAGTCCCCAGCCCAGGATATACAGCATAATGAAATTCATGACAAAATTGGAAACAGCTGTTGTAATCAAGGCGGCCATGGCGAGTGTCGGGCTTCCGTCATTACGGACGAAAATACTGCAAGCGTTCTCCAACGTTAAAATAAGGCCAAACACTAAAAAGACGTTTAAGTATGCGGATGCATAGGGGGCGGTTTCCGCATTGGCACCAAGGGCAAAAACGAGTGGTTCGTTGAAAATCAGCGATGATATACAGACGATAACGGTTAGAGCAATAATTAAAATGACAGAATGGGTGAAAATCTGACGTGCCCGTTCTCGTTCGCCGGCGCCCATCCGTTGTGAATAAAGGGTCGCGCCGCCGACACCGATCCAGATTGATATTCCGACGAAAAGGGTGTACACCGGGCTCGCGAGATTAATCCCGGCGAGCGACAGTGCGCCCAACTTGTTGCCGACCATGACCGCATCCACGACGTAATTCACCGCCATTAACATCATTCCGACCATGGACGGGAATAGGTAACGAAAGAGTACTTTCCGAACGGGTTGTATATCTAAAGGATTCGAAGCTACGGATGTCATTGATAAAGGGCTCCAGTTCATGAATTGTATCTACAACAGTGTAGCATCGAATGGTGATGGATGGAATGAGGCGGGAGAGGATTGGATGCTAACGTGCGATCCCTTGTCCCTTGGACCGAAGCGATGAAAAGAACCCTCAGGCAAAGCCATATACAAAATGCAAACGGATCATTTT
The Salicibibacter kimchii DNA segment above includes these coding regions:
- a CDS encoding MATE family efflux transporter, with the translated sequence MTSVASNPLDIQPVRKVLFRYLFPSMVGMMLMAVNYVVDAVMVGNKLGALSLAGINLASPVYTLFVGISIWIGVGGATLYSQRMGAGERERARQIFTHSVILIIALTVIVCISSLIFNEPLVFALGANAETAPYASAYLNVFLVFGLILTLENACSIFVRNDGSPTLAMAALITTAVSNFVMNFIMLYILGWGLREIAFGTMIAAGLGLLVLSLHFFQKKNNLKLVKFRFEKALFFITIALGFPSFLVELGISIFTIAHNVAFSWLLGTDGVAAFSVINYVHTMMLLMFLGLGQGVQPVISYFHGANATEKKRKALRLSLMTGTAVGFIFMILGQTGANIIVQVFGNLPGEVAELATTGIRLFFLSYLFLGLNFVAMTYFQSIGHVKKAVLITAGRGIVFMLLFLYTFPFLFDSANAAWFAVPLAEVTVAALLVIYYFRTKNAA
- a CDS encoding small acid-soluble spore protein H — its product is MDEQRAQEIAHSPDMKHVTYEGTPIYIQHVDENNGMARIFPLDQPEEEKSVSVNSLMEH
- a CDS encoding universal stress protein, translating into MSLNNPVQERVLVCVDYGQTGRRLIRRGGHLANKLGAELIILIFDSLPDDEYVYHKEIDISIFEELAKAYDAKIIVKKAKAIDITKTIIKTANRENASQIILGQKVENVWTTVLGRSIIDVLLRQVPSADLHIVPSERSSAEEEWIYELGTKAYLVENTDGSYNLQFEENNEVKFEGVFLKHSHTDFENGIFAFLSEDEKTMEVRVEKRKVHSLLDIDEEDDGNPM